The following nucleotide sequence is from Psychroserpens sp. Hel_I_66.
TTTGAACTCATAATAAGCTACAGGTTGTGGTGTCCCTATATCTAAACTTTGTAACCAATTTCCATACTCATAAGAACGTTGTGCTTTACTTTTTCTAAAAAATCGATAAGCTAATTGATTGATAAGATTTGGAATTCGGAATGACTTTACATTAAGCGTTTTCTCATCGAGTTGAAATAATTTTAAAGAATTTCGGTCTTGGTTACCAAAATTTTTTCCTTTGATATCATAATGAATAATGATATCATCCAGAAAAGTTTCGTTTTGCTTAAAATTATCGTGTACGACTTTATGCTGAATCATAAATTGTTTTTCAATACTTTTTTATTAATTTTCTAAAGTCTTATCCAACGTTTTGATACCAGATCTTTTACATCATTTTCAGAATTCAAAAACCAAGGTTTTGGCGCTACTACAATATTACCTTCTTTATTGCTCAACCAAACTGCCCACCATGAAAAACTACTCGCAGACATAACAAAATGTTCACAAGAAGACATTAATTGCAGGTCTTCTTTAAATTTAATTTTATTGGTTTTATAATCAACAATTGTAAAATCTTGTTCAAATTTCACATTTTTCAGACACCACTCTGGATCGTCAGAAAACACGAAAAAATGAGGTTTCTCTGTATGTTCATTTATATAATTTGCTGCGCTCGTGAAGTAATCTAAACTTCCGCTATTAAAAACTGGATTATCTACATAATCGCCACGTCGCATATGAACACAAACTGCGTTTTCAGATTTAATTTTGTCAAATATGTCTTGAGCTTGAGGAGACAGTATGTCTTTGAACTGAAAATCTTTCCGAAGTAAATCTTCTGCACTCTTAAAATATTTTTCGCTCTGCCAATACCCAGAATATAGAAAATTATCTTTTGGGTTTTCTACAATCCAATCTTCAACCGTAAATGTTTTTTCTCTGTACTTTTTTATACCTAACAGTTTGATGCCTTTTATAAACTGAGAGACAAAATTGAGTCCCAGCTTATCTAGTTTGATCAATAGATCGGGCTGGATTAAGAATATGGGCTCCAAATTAAAAATATCTAATTGATAGTCACGATTGGTCACCATTTGGCTTTTATATGTTTTCAATAAACTAGTGAGATCGAGCTTTAGCGATGTCCCTAGATCATTTGCAATACGCCTGCCCATTGCATATTGAAACATCTGGTTTCCCAATCCTCCGCGTAATCTAACTATGATCATAATACTTTCAAATATTTATCAATTCCGTTTTCTGTCCACGATAACTTTTCGTTAATCGTTCTCAATTCAATATCATTATTGAGTTCTAATCTGCTTTTAGATTTTTCTATATGAAATATATGGTAAACAATGCCTCTATAACGCAATCGTCGTGATTTTAAACCGTTGTTATGAAAACGTAACGCCAATTCAGAATCCTCCCTTCCCCAGCCTTTAAAATCTTCGTTATAGCCATTTATAGCAACAAAATCTGATTTAAAATACGAAGTATTACAACCTCTAAACTTTTTTGAAAATTGGTGATTTGCTTTGTAAAATTGACCCAAAAACGGACTATAAATAGCTCGTGTTCGTTTTTTTATACCTTCGGAAAATGGTCCAAATTGAATTTGCTGGTCTTTAAAAAGAGTGTCTAGATGCGCTTTTTGAATGTTTACCCGACTTCCGTAGAGATAGCAATTTTCCGAAGAAAACATCAAATGATCCTTCACGAAATTTGGGTGCATAATGCAATCGCCATCCACTTGTACAATATACTCTCCTTGCGCTCGAGCAATCGCTTTATTTAAAATAGTTGCTTTTGTAAACCCAACATCTTCATGCCAAATATGATGGATTGGAATTTTTATATCTTCGGAAATTTTAGTAATCAAATTTTTGGTTTCTGCTGTAGAACCATCATCTGCAATAAGCACCTCGTCTGGTAAAACCGTCTGGTTTTTAAGGCTTTCTAAAACCAGACCTAAAGCTTCTGGCCAATTATAAGTTGAAATAATTAATGAGGATGACCGTTTTTTCATGACTCA
It contains:
- a CDS encoding alpha-1,2-fucosyltransferase; this translates as MIIVRLRGGLGNQMFQYAMGRRIANDLGTSLKLDLTSLLKTYKSQMVTNRDYQLDIFNLEPIFLIQPDLLIKLDKLGLNFVSQFIKGIKLLGIKKYREKTFTVEDWIVENPKDNFLYSGYWQSEKYFKSAEDLLRKDFQFKDILSPQAQDIFDKIKSENAVCVHMRRGDYVDNPVFNSGSLDYFTSAANYINEHTEKPHFFVFSDDPEWCLKNVKFEQDFTIVDYKTNKIKFKEDLQLMSSCEHFVMSASSFSWWAVWLSNKEGNIVVAPKPWFLNSENDVKDLVSKRWIRL
- a CDS encoding glycosyltransferase family 2 protein: MKKRSSSLIISTYNWPEALGLVLESLKNQTVLPDEVLIADDGSTAETKNLITKISEDIKIPIHHIWHEDVGFTKATILNKAIARAQGEYIVQVDGDCIMHPNFVKDHLMFSSENCYLYGSRVNIQKAHLDTLFKDQQIQFGPFSEGIKKRTRAIYSPFLGQFYKANHQFSKKFRGCNTSYFKSDFVAINGYNEDFKGWGREDSELALRFHNNGLKSRRLRYRGIVYHIFHIEKSKSRLELNNDIELRTINEKLSWTENGIDKYLKVL